The Deltaproteobacteria bacterium genome contains the following window.
TGGGGCCGCCGTCGTCGCGGGTCACCGCGATCACCGCCGAGCGCGGCACGGTGTCGCCGCCGTCGGGAAAATGGCTGTCGCCCTTCTCCCCGGGATGCTGGATGCCCACGAACAGGGTCCTGCCGTCGGCGCTCCAGGCGATGCCGGTGACTTCGCACTGCCTGGGACCCACCAGGAAGCGGCGGATTTCCCCCGTCACCGGGTCGCCCACGAGCATCTGGTTGTTCCCCTGGCCCGCGAACCCCTTGGCGTTGGAGTAGTCGCCGTCGGTCTGGATCCACAGCATGCCGTTGCGGTCGAAGGCGATGCCGTCGGGGGAGTTGAACATGTTGTCCTTGTCGACATTCCCGGAGCCGGCGTTGGCGTCGTCGTACACCGCGGGGTTTCCCGCCACCACGTACAGGTCCCAGTCGAAACCGGTGGCCAGGTGGTCGCCGCCGTCGGGCCGCCAGCGCACGATCTGGCCGTACAGATTGCCGGCGCGGGGGTTGGGACCGCCCACCGGAGTCGGGTCGCCGCCCGCGTTGGGTTTCTTGCCGCGGTCCTTGTTGTTGGTAAGCGCGCAGTAGACCTCTGCCTTTCTCGGGTTCGCCGCCACCCATTCCGGGCGGTCCATGGTGGTGGCCTTCACCGCCGATGCAGCGATGCGGGTATGAATGCAGACTTCGGCCATGGAGGCCATTCCGGTGGATTCTGGGGTCAGCTCCAGCCACTCGCCGCGGCCCCTGTCGGCGAACCTGGCGACGTAGAGCCTGCCGTTCTCCAGCAGATCGGCGTTGTCGCCGCCCTCCACGTGGCGGCCGTCGCTCACGAACTTGTAGAGGAACTCGCCGCGCTCGTCGTCTCCCATGTAGACCACCGCCTGCCCGTTGGCGGCCAGGACGACCTCGGCGTTCTCGTGCTTGAAACGCCCCAGTGCGGTGCGCTTCTTCGGGGTCGACTCCGGGTCCAGGGGATCGATCTCGACGACATAGCCGGCGCGGTTCGGTTCGTTGGGGTGCCTGGCGATGTCGAAGCGTTCGTCCGTCATGGCCCATCCGTACTTGCCGGCGGCGTTGACGCCGTAGCGCTCGAGCTCGGGGCTGATTTTCACGCTGGCGTCGGTCGTGGAGAAATACTCGTGGAAGTTCTCCTCGCAGCTCAGGTAGGTGCCCCATGGAGTGCGGCCGTTGCCGCAGTTGTTCCAGGTGCCGAGGCTGCGCGCGCCGGCCGGGTCGGCCGCCGTCCTGAGCAGCTCGTGACCGCGGGCAGGGCCGGTGATCTCCATGGGCGTGTCCGCGGTGATCCTCCGGTTGTAGGGCGAGTCCTTGACGATGGACCACGCGCGGTCCTTCCGGGTGATCTCCACCAC
Protein-coding sequences here:
- a CDS encoding PhoX family phosphatase — encoded protein: MPIADYQSLMSPQVETGFGKLAPKAISRRGFLSRSAAFTASAFVMSTGVLKPFAALANPGRFAFEAVAANTLDTVTVPRGYSWHAVARWGDPMWSRGPAFDQQTRGTGASQELAFGDNNDGMALFNHRGRNILAVNNEYVNLGIVFAGGRKTPRNADDVRKSKAAHGVSVVEITRKDRAWSIVKDSPYNRRITADTPMEITGPARGHELLRTAADPAGARSLGTWNNCGNGRTPWGTYLSCEENFHEYFSTTDASVKISPELERYGVNAAGKYGWAMTDERFDIARHPNEPNRAGYVVEIDPLDPESTPKKRTALGRFKHENAEVVLAANGQAVVYMGDDERGEFLYKFVSDGRHVEGGDNADLLENGRLYVARFADRGRGEWLELTPESTGMASMAEVCIHTRIAASAVKATTMDRPEWVAANPRKAEVYCALTNNKDRGKKPNAGGDPTPVGGPNPRAGNLYGQIVRWRPDGGDHLATGFDWDLYVVAGNPAVYDDANAGSGNVDKDNMFNSPDGIAFDRNGMLWIQTDGDYSNAKGFAGQGNNQMLVGDPVTGEIRRFLVGPRQCEVTGIAWSADGRTLFVGIQHPGEKGDSHFPDGGDTVPRSAVIAVTRDDGGPIG